From a region of the Gavia stellata isolate bGavSte3 chromosome 32, bGavSte3.hap2, whole genome shotgun sequence genome:
- the LOC132319912 gene encoding neurturin-like, with protein MKVWKFAAIASMLLSSMLSILVCRDMFNGSRKYSPLPSSPSSSRASSSSSSSLPAAPRRSPRALQRHSSLLSQYSSLLESYTEGEIRQLISALVERYSQAMNSGGHELPLFPRAGSRRKRARARHKPCALKELEVSVSELGLGYESDETVLFRYCSGTCEAAVRSYDLSLKSMRSRRRIKKEKVRARPCCRPLAYDDDVSFLDAYNRYYTVNELSAKECGCV; from the exons ATGAAGGTATGGAAGTTTGCAGCCATTGCATCGATGCTCCTCAGTTCCATGTTATCCATTTTAGTTTGTAGAGACATGTTCAACGGAAGCCGGAAATACAGCCCCTTGCCTTCCTCGCCGTCTTCCTCACgggcatcctcctcctcctcctcctcactgccggcggctccgcggAGATCCCCACGGGCCCTGCAACGCCACAGCTCGCTGCTCTCCCAGT ACAGCAGCTTGTTGGAGAGCTACACGGAGGGGGAGATCCGTCAGCTGATCTCGGCGCTGGTGGAGCGCTACAGCCAGGCCATGAACTCGGGCGGCCATGAGCTGCCGCTCTTCCCCCGGGCGGGCAGCCGCAGGAAGCGCGCCCGTGCTCGCCACAAACCCTGCGCCCTGAAGGAGCTGGAGGTGAGCGTCAGCGAGCTGGGCCTGGGCTACGAGTCGGACGAGACGGTGCTTTTCCGCTACTGCAGCGGCACCTGCGAGGCGGCTGTCCGGAGCTACGACCTCTCGCTGAAGAGCatgaggagcaggaggaggatcAAGAAGGAGAAGGTCCGGGCTCGACCCTGCTGCCGGCCGCTGGCCTACGACGATGACGTCTCCTTCCTGGACGCCTACAACCGCTACTACACCGTCAACGAGCTCTCGGCCAAGGAGTGCGGCTGCGTGTGA